A single Methylobacterium sp. 17Sr1-1 DNA region contains:
- a CDS encoding S1C family serine protease yields the protein MAAPGDWKIPSAVQPRPAAYSYDLDQTLTAVVALSSRVPDGAYTAEILGTERAGNGVLIGEDGLVLTIGYLITEAESVWLTAHDGRTAPGHVVGYDAATGFGLVQALGRLDLPHLPLGSADGLRVGDRLVMAGAGGRSRAVAAEVVARQEFAGYWEYLLDDAIFTAPSHPHWGGAALIGPAGELTGIGSLQLQQGGRDSRAINMAVPIDLLKPILHDLTTLGRVSGPPRPWLGLYATEMDDQVVVMGLSPRAPAETADLRAGDILMAVGQTEVSDLASFLRAVWALGPAGVAVPLTVHRDGRTLSIAVASADRSTFLVAPRLH from the coding sequence ATGGCAGCGCCCGGCGACTGGAAGATCCCCTCCGCGGTGCAGCCCCGCCCGGCCGCCTATTCCTACGACCTCGACCAGACCCTCACCGCCGTCGTCGCCCTGTCCTCGCGCGTGCCGGACGGCGCCTACACCGCCGAGATCCTCGGCACCGAGCGGGCCGGCAATGGCGTCCTGATCGGCGAGGACGGGCTGGTGCTCACCATCGGCTACCTCATCACCGAGGCCGAGAGCGTCTGGCTCACCGCCCATGACGGGCGCACCGCGCCGGGCCACGTCGTCGGCTACGACGCTGCGACGGGCTTCGGCCTGGTGCAGGCGCTCGGCCGCCTCGACCTGCCGCATCTGCCGCTCGGCAGTGCCGACGGCCTGCGCGTCGGCGACCGGCTGGTGATGGCCGGGGCCGGCGGCCGTTCGCGGGCCGTCGCCGCCGAGGTGGTGGCCCGGCAGGAATTCGCCGGCTACTGGGAATACCTCCTTGACGATGCGATCTTCACCGCGCCCTCGCACCCGCATTGGGGCGGCGCCGCCCTGATCGGTCCGGCGGGCGAGCTCACCGGCATCGGCTCGCTCCAGCTCCAGCAGGGCGGCCGCGACAGCCGCGCCATCAACATGGCGGTGCCGATCGACCTCCTGAAGCCGATCCTCCACGATCTGACGACGCTCGGCCGGGTTTCCGGCCCGCCCCGCCCCTGGCTCGGCCTCTACGCCACCGAGATGGACGACCAGGTCGTGGTGATGGGGCTCTCGCCCCGCGCCCCCGCCGAGACCGCCGACCTGCGCGCCGGCGACATCCTGATGGCGGTGGGCCAGACCGAGGTGAGCGACCTCGCGAGCTTCCTGCGCGCCGTCTGGGCGCTGGGGCCTGCGGGCGTCGCCGTGCCGCTCACCGTGCACCGCGACGGGCGGACCCTGAGCATTGCCGTCGCCTCGGCCGACCGGTCGACCTTCCTGGTGGCGCCGCGGCTGCATTGA
- a CDS encoding DUF1127 domain-containing protein produces the protein MFVSLILSKIRSYLRYRETVHELSRLSDRELDDLGISRFEIQGIARSVA, from the coding sequence ATGTTCGTCTCCCTCATCCTCAGCAAGATCCGCTCGTACCTCCGCTACCGCGAGACCGTGCACGAGCTGTCGCGTCTGTCTGACCGCGAGCTCGACGATCTCGGCATCAGCCGCTTCGAGATCCAGGGTATCGCCCGCTCGGTTGCGTAA
- the trmFO gene encoding methylenetetrahydrofolate--tRNA-(uracil(54)-C(5))-methyltransferase (FADH(2)-oxidizing) TrmFO, with product MSGSDPIHVVGGGLAGSEAAWQIAEAGLPVVLHEMRPLRGTEAHQTDGLAELVCSNSFRSDDAEQNAVGLLHQEMRRLGSLIMRCGDTNQVPAGGALAVDREGFSRAVTAAIEGHPNIAIAREEIDGLPPASWDSVIVATGPLTAPGLAEGIRGLTGAESLAFFDAIAPIVHRDSIDMGKAWFQSRYDKVGPGGTGADYINCPLDREQYAAFITALVEGDKTSFKEWEASTPYFDGCLPIEVMAERGPETLRHGPMKPFGLTNPHNPTVKAYAIVQLRQDNALGTLYNMVGFQTKLRHAEQVRIFRTIPGLENAEFARLGGLHRNTYLDSPRLLDATLRLKAEPRLRFAGQITGCEGYVESAAIGLMAGRFAAAERQGRSLEPLPATTALGALIGHITGGHVSAEDEGTPRSFQPMNVNFGLFPPLDRTPKAPDGKRFRGTEKAQAKKRAMTDRARVALGEWLGEEPAPLPAAAAE from the coding sequence ATGTCCGGATCAGATCCCATTCACGTCGTCGGCGGCGGCCTCGCCGGCTCCGAGGCCGCCTGGCAGATCGCCGAGGCCGGCCTGCCCGTCGTGCTGCACGAGATGCGGCCCCTGCGCGGCACCGAGGCGCACCAGACCGACGGCCTCGCCGAGCTCGTCTGCTCGAACTCGTTCCGCTCCGACGATGCCGAGCAGAACGCCGTCGGGCTGCTGCACCAGGAGATGCGCCGCCTCGGCTCGCTGATCATGCGCTGCGGCGACACCAACCAGGTGCCGGCCGGCGGCGCGCTGGCAGTCGACCGCGAGGGGTTCAGCCGGGCCGTCACGGCAGCGATCGAAGGCCATCCGAACATCGCCATCGCCCGCGAGGAGATCGACGGGTTGCCGCCCGCCTCCTGGGACAGCGTGATCGTGGCGACCGGCCCGCTCACCGCGCCCGGCCTCGCCGAGGGCATCCGCGGCCTCACCGGCGCCGAATCGCTCGCCTTCTTCGACGCCATCGCGCCGATCGTGCACCGCGACTCGATCGACATGGGCAAGGCCTGGTTCCAGTCCCGCTACGACAAGGTCGGCCCGGGCGGCACCGGGGCCGACTACATCAACTGCCCGCTCGACCGCGAGCAATACGCCGCCTTCATCACGGCGCTCGTCGAGGGCGACAAGACCTCGTTCAAGGAATGGGAGGCGTCGACCCCCTATTTTGACGGCTGCCTGCCGATCGAGGTGATGGCCGAGCGCGGCCCCGAGACCCTGCGCCACGGCCCGATGAAGCCCTTCGGCCTGACGAACCCGCACAATCCGACCGTCAAGGCCTACGCCATCGTCCAGCTGCGCCAGGACAATGCTCTAGGCACGCTCTACAACATGGTCGGCTTCCAGACGAAGCTGCGCCACGCCGAGCAGGTGCGGATCTTCCGCACCATTCCGGGCCTGGAGAACGCCGAGTTCGCCCGCCTCGGCGGCCTGCACCGCAACACCTACCTCGACAGCCCGCGCCTCCTCGACGCCACCCTGCGCCTGAAAGCCGAGCCGCGCCTGCGCTTCGCCGGCCAGATCACCGGCTGCGAGGGCTACGTCGAGAGCGCGGCGATCGGCCTGATGGCCGGCCGCTTCGCCGCCGCCGAGCGCCAGGGCCGCTCGCTGGAGCCGCTGCCGGCGACGACCGCTCTCGGAGCGCTCATCGGCCACATCACCGGCGGGCACGTCTCGGCGGAGGACGAGGGCACGCCGCGCTCGTTCCAGCCGATGAACGTCAATTTCGGCCTCTTCCCGCCCCTCGACCGGACGCCGAAGGCTCCCGACGGCAAGCGGTTTCGGGGAACCGAGAAGGCGCAGGCCAAGAAGCGGGCGATGACCGACCGGGCGCGAGTCGCGCTGGGCGAATGGCTCGGCGAGGAGCCGGCGCCACTGCCGGCGGCGGCGGCGGAGTAG
- a CDS encoding phytoene/squalene synthase family protein: protein MSQPETRDPAWAYAHCEALVREGDPDRWYASLYAPADKRPHLHALAAFSLEVARVREAVSSPMPGELRLQWWRDALQGEARGDVRAHPVAAALDDTLVKARLPRQPLVDLIDARVFDLYDDPMPSTGDLEGYCGETASCLIRLGSLILANGSEPGGAAAAGHAGVAYAVTGLLRALPWHARRGQVYLPADVLKAHGVTREDIVAGRGGPGLLGACADMRVLVRRHLAAYAAERATIATVAAPAFLPVALVEGYLAQMERPGYDPLASVIDVPNWRRIWRLWRAARSVK from the coding sequence ATGAGCCAGCCCGAGACGCGGGATCCGGCCTGGGCCTACGCCCATTGCGAGGCCCTGGTGCGCGAGGGCGACCCGGACCGCTGGTACGCCAGCCTCTACGCCCCGGCCGACAAGCGCCCCCATCTCCATGCGCTGGCCGCCTTCAGCCTGGAGGTGGCACGGGTGCGCGAGGCGGTGTCGAGCCCGATGCCCGGCGAATTGCGGCTGCAATGGTGGCGCGATGCGCTCCAGGGCGAGGCGCGGGGCGACGTGCGCGCCCACCCGGTCGCCGCCGCTCTCGACGACACGCTCGTCAAGGCACGGCTGCCACGCCAGCCCCTCGTCGACCTGATCGACGCGCGGGTGTTCGACCTCTACGACGACCCGATGCCCTCGACGGGCGACCTCGAGGGCTACTGCGGCGAGACCGCCTCCTGCCTGATCCGCCTCGGCAGCCTGATCCTGGCGAACGGCTCCGAGCCCGGGGGCGCCGCGGCGGCGGGCCATGCCGGCGTCGCCTACGCGGTGACGGGTCTCCTGCGGGCGCTGCCCTGGCACGCGAGACGCGGCCAGGTCTACCTGCCGGCCGACGTGCTCAAGGCCCACGGCGTCACCCGCGAGGACATCGTCGCGGGGCGGGGCGGGCCCGGGTTGCTCGGGGCCTGCGCCGACATGCGGGTGCTGGTGCGCCGCCATCTCGCCGCCTACGCGGCCGAGCGCGCGACGATCGCGACCGTGGCCGCCCCGGCCTTCCTGCCGGTCGCCCTCGTCGAAGGCTACCTCGCGCAGATGGAGCGGCCGGGCTACGACCCGCTGGCGAGCGTGATCGACGTGCCGAACTGGCGCCGGATCTGGCGGCTGTGGCGGGCGGCGCGATCGGTCAAGTAA
- a CDS encoding MTH938/NDUFAF3 family protein has protein sequence MAGERDSSPGRQHDGFIPGRYPIDAYGGGGFRFAEMSHRGSILALPSGVRAWEVTEPAGITPASLLPLVEEAEGIDLLLLGTGAEIVFVPDSLRRFLKEAGIGLDVMQTGAAARTYNILMAENRKVAAALIAVP, from the coding sequence ATGGCGGGCGAGCGGGACAGCAGCCCCGGACGCCAGCATGACGGCTTCATCCCGGGCCGCTACCCGATCGATGCCTATGGCGGCGGCGGCTTCCGCTTCGCCGAGATGTCGCATCGCGGCTCGATCCTGGCGCTGCCCTCCGGCGTGCGCGCCTGGGAGGTGACAGAGCCCGCCGGCATCACGCCCGCGAGCCTGCTGCCGCTGGTGGAGGAGGCCGAAGGGATCGACCTCCTGCTCCTCGGCACCGGGGCCGAGATCGTGTTCGTGCCCGATTCCCTGCGCCGGTTCCTCAAGGAGGCGGGCATCGGCCTCGACGTGATGCAGACCGGCGCGGCGGCGCGGACCTACAACATCCTGATGGCCGAGAACCGCAAGGTCGCGGCCGCCCTGATCGCGGTGCCGTGA
- the secF gene encoding protein translocase subunit SecF has product MRLLRLWPDESHFDFMRLRRFSFPLSAFISVATVVLFLQVGLNFGIDFKGGTLVELRPKPGVTSDVGTVRHTANEFGFGETEVQELGQGSISVRFPLQAGGETGQTLVMQKAHAAFDKDYAFDRVETVGPRVSGELVQSGTIGVVLSVVAVLLYLWFRFERELALGAIVGTLHDIVITVGLFVITRIEFNMTSIAAILTIVGYSLNETVVVFDRTRELMRRYKTMPTEQLLNLSINSTMSRTVMTAMSTALSLLALVLFGGEAIKGFSVVMLAGVVICTYSAIFVSTPFLIYIGLQAGGTRTQTRDTSTLPQAAE; this is encoded by the coding sequence ATGCGCCTCCTCCGCCTCTGGCCCGACGAATCCCACTTCGACTTCATGCGCCTGCGGCGCTTCAGCTTCCCGCTCTCGGCGTTCATCTCGGTCGCCACGGTGGTGCTGTTCCTGCAGGTCGGGCTCAATTTCGGCATCGACTTCAAGGGCGGCACCCTGGTCGAGCTGCGGCCGAAGCCCGGCGTGACCTCGGATGTCGGAACGGTGCGCCACACCGCCAACGAGTTCGGCTTCGGCGAGACCGAGGTGCAGGAGCTCGGCCAGGGCTCGATCTCGGTCCGCTTCCCGCTCCAGGCCGGCGGCGAGACCGGCCAGACCCTGGTGATGCAGAAGGCGCACGCCGCCTTCGACAAGGACTACGCCTTCGACCGCGTCGAGACCGTCGGCCCCCGCGTCTCGGGAGAGCTGGTCCAATCGGGCACGATCGGCGTCGTGCTGTCGGTCGTGGCGGTGCTGCTCTACCTGTGGTTCCGGTTCGAGCGCGAGCTGGCGCTGGGGGCCATCGTCGGCACCCTGCACGACATCGTCATCACGGTCGGGCTGTTCGTGATCACCCGCATCGAGTTCAACATGACCTCGATCGCCGCGATCCTCACTATCGTCGGCTATTCGCTGAACGAGACGGTGGTGGTGTTCGACCGTACCCGCGAGCTGATGCGCCGCTACAAGACCATGCCGACCGAGCAGCTGCTCAACCTGTCGATCAACTCGACCATGTCGCGCACGGTGATGACCGCGATGTCGACCGCCCTGTCGCTGCTCGCCCTGGTGTTGTTCGGCGGCGAGGCGATCAAGGGCTTCTCGGTGGTGATGCTGGCCGGCGTGGTGATCTGCACCTACTCGGCGATCTTCGTCTCGACCCCGTTCCTGATCTATATCGGTCTCCAGGCCGGCGGGACCCGGACGCAGACGCGGGACACCTCGACCCTGCCGCAGGCGGCCGAGTGA
- the secD gene encoding protein translocase subunit SecD, with protein MLRISTTKAVATLAVILIGLMLAVPSFFSADQRKGFINSLPSWFPTWIVPTRAIVLGLDLQGGSQIVLEVDRNDLGRTMAQGLRDDVRQALREAGVQADGGIQLQPRGVQLRISDAANRAKAMPKLQALSQPVTDATLGQTGARTLDVREEPNGLIQLAYTDPGFNARIRRAVAQAIEVVRRRVDLGGTTEPSIQQQGADRILVQVPGLQDPARLEEQLGKTAKLEFRMLADSPAGDVDMLPSKDSNGQRVPVERRVMADGADLTDAQPGFDQKSNEPIVNFKFNLRGAQKFGQATSENVGRAMAIVLDNEVVSAPRILQPITGGQGQISGRFTVQQANDLSVLLRAGALPAKLTVIERRTVGPGLGRDSIEAGKHATIVATILVVVLMFAAYGVFGLFANIALLVHVGLILGLMSVLEATMTLPGIAGIVLTIGTAVDSNVLIYERVREEVRAGRSIPSALQAGFDRAFATIVDSNSTMAIAAVILFFLGSGPVRGFAVVFILGILTTVITAVTLTRMMIALWYQRLRPKTLPI; from the coding sequence ATGCTCCGTATCTCCACCACGAAGGCCGTCGCGACGCTCGCCGTGATCCTGATCGGCCTGATGCTCGCCGTGCCGAGCTTCTTCTCGGCCGATCAGCGCAAGGGCTTCATCAACTCGCTGCCGTCCTGGTTCCCGACCTGGATCGTGCCGACCCGCGCCATCGTGCTCGGCCTCGACCTCCAGGGCGGCTCGCAGATCGTGCTCGAGGTCGACCGCAACGACCTCGGCCGCACGATGGCGCAAGGGTTGCGCGACGACGTGCGCCAGGCCCTGCGCGAGGCCGGCGTGCAGGCCGACGGCGGCATCCAGCTGCAGCCGCGCGGCGTGCAGCTGCGCATCAGCGACGCGGCGAACCGCGCCAAGGCGATGCCGAAGCTGCAGGCCCTGTCGCAGCCCGTCACCGACGCGACCCTCGGACAGACCGGCGCCCGCACCCTCGACGTGCGCGAGGAGCCGAACGGCCTGATCCAGCTCGCCTACACCGATCCGGGCTTCAACGCCCGGATCCGCCGGGCGGTCGCCCAGGCGATCGAGGTGGTGCGCCGCCGCGTCGACCTCGGCGGCACCACCGAGCCGTCGATCCAGCAGCAGGGCGCCGACCGCATCCTGGTCCAGGTGCCGGGCCTCCAGGACCCGGCCCGCCTGGAGGAGCAGCTCGGCAAGACGGCGAAGCTCGAGTTCCGCATGCTCGCCGACAGCCCGGCCGGCGACGTCGACATGCTGCCCTCCAAGGATTCCAACGGCCAGCGCGTGCCGGTGGAGCGCCGGGTGATGGCCGACGGCGCCGACCTGACCGACGCCCAGCCGGGCTTCGACCAGAAGTCGAACGAGCCGATCGTCAACTTCAAGTTCAACCTGCGCGGCGCCCAGAAGTTCGGCCAGGCGACGAGCGAGAATGTCGGCCGCGCCATGGCGATTGTGCTCGACAACGAGGTCGTGTCGGCCCCCCGCATCCTGCAGCCGATCACCGGCGGCCAGGGCCAGATCTCCGGCCGGTTCACGGTGCAGCAGGCCAACGACCTCTCGGTGCTGCTGCGCGCCGGCGCGCTGCCGGCCAAGCTGACGGTGATCGAGCGCCGCACCGTCGGCCCGGGCCTCGGCCGCGACTCGATCGAGGCCGGCAAGCACGCCACCATCGTGGCGACGATCCTCGTCGTCGTGCTGATGTTCGCGGCCTACGGGGTGTTCGGCCTCTTCGCCAACATCGCGCTCCTCGTCCATGTCGGCCTGATCCTCGGCCTGATGTCGGTGCTGGAAGCCACCATGACGCTGCCGGGCATCGCCGGCATCGTGCTCACCATCGGCACCGCGGTCGATTCCAACGTGCTGATCTACGAGCGCGTGCGGGAGGAGGTGCGGGCCGGCCGCTCGATCCCCTCGGCGCTGCAGGCGGGCTTCGACCGCGCCTTCGCCACCATCGTGGATTCCAACTCCACCATGGCGATCGCCGCGGTGATCCTGTTCTTCCTCGGCTCCGGCCCGGTCCGCGGCTTCGCGGTGGTGTTCATCCTCGGCATCCTGACCACGGTCATCACCGCCGTGACCCTGACCCGGATGATGATCGCCCTGTGGTACCAGCGCCTGCGGCCCAAGACCCTGCCGATCTGA
- the yajC gene encoding preprotein translocase subunit YajC, producing the protein MITPAFAQGAGATGGTDILVQVVPFILIFVIMYFLILRPQQRRAKEHQDMVKNVRRGDTVVTTGGILGRVTKVTEAPEIEIEIAPNVQVKVVRTMIAEVRAKGEPVKAA; encoded by the coding sequence GTGATCACGCCCGCCTTCGCGCAGGGAGCCGGGGCGACCGGCGGCACGGACATCCTCGTGCAGGTCGTCCCCTTCATCCTGATCTTCGTGATCATGTACTTCCTGATCCTGCGCCCGCAGCAGCGCCGCGCCAAGGAGCACCAGGACATGGTCAAGAACGTGCGCCGCGGCGACACGGTGGTGACCACCGGCGGCATCCTCGGCCGGGTCACCAAGGTGACCGAGGCCCCGGAGATCGAGATCGAGATCGCCCCGAACGTGCAGGTCAAGGTGGTCCGCACCATGATCGCCGAGGTCCGGGCCAAGGGCGAGCCGGTCAAGGCCGCCTGA
- a CDS encoding ATP-binding protein, giving the protein MTDTTPSSLPDSALLPVLLRIAAALERAAPPARPAPDFAAADAFVWQPEGRLQPVPRVNRVEMGLLRGIDRMRDILFDNTERFARGLPANNALLWGARGMGKSSLVKAVHAEINAKGTLERPLKLVEIHREDIEGLPALMGWLRPDPHRFVVFCDDLSFDAEDTSYKSLKAALDGGIEGRPDNVIFYATSNRRHLLARDMMENERSTAINPGEAVEEKVSLSDRFGLWLGFHKCSQDEYLAMIDAYVARYALAVEPARLRAEALEWSTTRGARSGRTAFQYIQDLAGRLGQRLD; this is encoded by the coding sequence ATGACCGACACGACCCCCAGCTCCCTCCCCGATTCCGCGCTTCTTCCCGTGCTGCTGCGCATCGCCGCGGCCCTGGAGCGTGCCGCCCCGCCGGCCCGTCCCGCCCCCGACTTCGCGGCGGCCGACGCCTTCGTGTGGCAGCCGGAAGGCCGGCTGCAGCCGGTGCCGCGGGTCAACCGGGTCGAGATGGGTCTGCTGCGCGGCATCGACCGGATGCGCGACATCCTGTTCGACAACACCGAGCGCTTCGCCCGCGGCCTGCCGGCGAACAACGCCCTCCTGTGGGGCGCCCGCGGCATGGGCAAGTCGTCGCTGGTGAAGGCGGTCCACGCCGAGATCAATGCGAAAGGCACGCTGGAGCGGCCGCTGAAGCTCGTCGAGATCCACCGCGAGGACATCGAGGGCCTGCCCGCCCTGATGGGCTGGCTGCGCCCCGATCCCCACCGCTTCGTGGTGTTCTGCGACGACCTGTCGTTCGACGCCGAGGACACGTCGTACAAGTCGCTCAAGGCGGCGCTCGACGGCGGCATCGAGGGCCGGCCCGACAACGTGATCTTCTACGCCACCTCCAACCGGCGCCACCTCCTGGCGCGCGACATGATGGAGAACGAGCGTTCGACGGCGATCAACCCGGGCGAGGCGGTCGAGGAGAAGGTCTCGCTCTCGGACCGGTTCGGCCTCTGGCTCGGTTTCCACAAGTGCAGCCAGGACGAGTACCTGGCGATGATCGACGCCTACGTGGCGCGCTACGCCCTCGCGGTCGAGCCGGCGCGGCTGCGGGCCGAGGCGCTCGAATGGTCGACGACCCGCGGGGCGCGCTCGGGCCGTACGGCGTTCCAGTACATCCAGGATCTCGCCGGCCGGCTGGGGCAGCGGCTGGACTGA
- a CDS encoding TFIIS helical bundle-like domain containing protein encodes MSLIGRIVTKILGNDDPRLRPDNRPYDDRVTYNDSGNLVGRLVTKILRR; translated from the coding sequence ATGAGCCTCATCGGCCGAATCGTCACCAAGATCCTGGGGAACGACGATCCCCGCCTGCGCCCCGACAACCGCCCCTACGACGACCGGGTCACCTACAACGATTCCGGCAACCTCGTCGGCCGCCTCGTCACCAAGATCCTGCGCCGCTGA
- a CDS encoding histone deacetylase — protein sequence MVPVVFHPAYEAPLPEGHRFPMGKYGRLAAAIEARGLVPGGFVTPEPADPELIRLAHDGVYVEQVVTGTVPRAVERAIGLPVDAGVARRSLAACGGTLLAARLALEGGLAGSTAGGSHHGRRDGGRGFCVFNDVAVAALALKREGTIRRALVIDLDVHQGDGTADCLQTEPDLFTFSMHAEKNYPADKVPGDLDVGLPDGLTDDDYLAALALHVPRLIDALRPDLVFYNAGVDPHRDDRLGRLALTDDGLRRREAHVVGAARRRGIPLVAVIGGGYATDIEALAARHALVFETMAELA from the coding sequence ATGGTTCCGGTCGTGTTCCACCCGGCCTACGAGGCCCCGTTGCCGGAGGGCCACCGCTTTCCGATGGGCAAGTACGGGCGGCTCGCCGCCGCGATCGAGGCCCGCGGCCTGGTGCCGGGGGGCTTCGTGACGCCCGAGCCCGCGGACCCGGAGCTGATCCGTCTCGCGCATGACGGGGTTTACGTCGAGCAGGTCGTCACCGGCACGGTGCCGCGGGCGGTCGAGCGGGCGATCGGCCTGCCGGTCGATGCCGGGGTGGCGCGGCGCTCGCTCGCCGCCTGCGGCGGCACGCTGTTGGCCGCCCGGCTGGCGCTCGAAGGGGGGCTCGCCGGCAGCACCGCGGGCGGGAGCCATCACGGCAGGCGGGACGGGGGCCGGGGCTTCTGCGTCTTCAACGACGTCGCGGTGGCGGCGCTCGCCCTCAAGCGGGAGGGCACGATCCGCCGGGCCCTCGTCATCGACCTCGACGTGCACCAGGGCGACGGCACCGCCGATTGCCTGCAAACCGAGCCCGACCTGTTCACCTTCTCGATGCACGCCGAGAAGAACTATCCCGCCGACAAGGTCCCGGGGGACCTCGATGTCGGCCTGCCCGACGGGCTGACCGACGACGACTACCTGGCGGCCCTCGCCCTCCACGTGCCGCGCCTGATCGATGCGCTGCGCCCGGATCTGGTGTTCTACAATGCCGGCGTCGATCCCCACCGCGACGACCGCCTCGGCCGCCTGGCACTCACCGACGATGGTCTGCGCCGGCGCGAGGCCCACGTGGTCGGCGCGGCGCGCCGGCGCGGCATCCCCCTCGTCGCGGTGATCGGCGGCGGCTACGCGACCGACATCGAGGCGCTGGCGGCCCGCCACGCCCTGGTCTTCGAGACCATGGCGGAGCTGGCGTGA
- a CDS encoding autotransporter assembly complex family protein, translating to MFGLFNSEEAPPAPSPAALPYSVRFQGVEDEDLLRALQDTSSLYRLRNDAPPDGEGLLRRAEADAGRLVDALWGFGYYAGTVSFRIEDVVLGGDAAARSAVRAAEAARNRSLVAVRVSVDQGPLYHLRRIAVLDPEGRPFPPEAVPVRLTRLDDEAPARSATVLAREAALVDQFRRQGHPFAKVLRREPVVDHAARTMDVTFVLDPGPKAVLGPIAVRGTDNVDPAVVRSFIYAEPGDPYSPQALADIRRSVSRIEALGGVRVREGTALDPDGGLPVFVDVTERAPHIVGVSARYSTVDGPGVRAYWADRNLFGGGETLRIDADLSYLGLGTDYYARRRKLAGIETNGLGGRLAATFVKPALFGTRNDLLASAFIGREVQQSYLSDATGGTVAIRHRFADAFSAQIGLDGRVGSDRDALGRVDYGLLGLNAGVTYDSTDSLLDPTRGFRVTASLTPYAGLGNSPDLLIAKAQGSTYYAFDDEGRYILAARLGFGSVSGANLADIPASLRFFAGGGGSIRGYSYRTVGPIGPYQLPIGGRSLLEGSVEGRIKITDTIGIVPFVDAGTAFAGTLPDFDERIRVAAGLGLRYYTGIGPIRVDLAVPLNPDKQLKQPPVALYISLGQAF from the coding sequence CTGTTCGGCCTGTTCAATTCCGAGGAGGCGCCGCCGGCGCCGAGCCCGGCCGCCCTGCCCTACTCGGTCCGCTTCCAGGGCGTCGAGGACGAGGACCTGCTCCGGGCCCTCCAGGACACGTCGAGCCTCTACCGCCTGCGCAACGACGCGCCGCCGGACGGCGAGGGCCTGCTGCGCCGGGCCGAGGCCGATGCGGGCCGCCTCGTCGATGCGCTCTGGGGCTTCGGCTACTATGCCGGCACGGTGTCCTTCCGCATCGAGGACGTGGTGCTGGGGGGCGACGCCGCCGCCCGCAGCGCCGTGCGCGCCGCGGAAGCCGCGCGCAACCGCTCCCTCGTGGCGGTGCGGGTCTCCGTGGACCAGGGACCGCTCTACCACTTGCGCCGCATCGCGGTACTCGATCCCGAAGGCAGGCCGTTTCCGCCGGAGGCCGTACCGGTCCGCCTCACCCGCCTCGACGACGAGGCGCCGGCCCGCTCCGCCACCGTGCTCGCCCGCGAGGCGGCGCTGGTCGACCAGTTCCGCCGCCAGGGCCACCCCTTCGCCAAGGTGCTGCGGCGCGAGCCGGTGGTGGACCACGCCGCCCGCACGATGGACGTGACCTTCGTGCTCGATCCCGGGCCGAAGGCGGTCCTCGGGCCGATCGCCGTGCGGGGCACGGACAACGTCGATCCGGCGGTGGTGCGCTCCTTCATCTACGCCGAGCCGGGCGATCCCTACTCGCCGCAGGCGCTCGCGGACATCCGCCGCTCGGTCTCGCGCATCGAGGCGCTCGGCGGCGTGCGGGTGCGCGAGGGCACGGCGCTCGATCCCGACGGCGGCTTGCCGGTCTTCGTCGACGTCACCGAGCGCGCGCCGCACATCGTCGGCGTCTCGGCGCGCTACTCGACCGTCGACGGGCCGGGCGTGCGGGCCTACTGGGCCGACCGCAACCTGTTCGGCGGCGGCGAGACCCTGCGGATCGACGCCGATCTGTCCTATCTCGGCCTCGGCACCGATTATTACGCCCGCCGCCGCAAGCTCGCCGGGATCGAGACCAACGGGCTCGGCGGTCGTCTCGCCGCGACCTTCGTCAAGCCGGCCCTGTTCGGCACCCGCAACGACCTCTTGGCCAGCGCCTTCATCGGCCGCGAGGTGCAGCAATCCTATCTCAGCGACGCCACCGGCGGCACCGTCGCGATCCGCCACCGCTTCGCCGACGCGTTCTCGGCGCAGATCGGCCTCGACGGCCGGGTCGGCTCGGACCGCGACGCCCTCGGCCGCGTCGATTACGGGCTGCTGGGGTTGAATGCCGGCGTCACCTACGATTCGACCGACAGCCTGCTCGACCCGACCCGGGGCTTTCGCGTCACCGCCTCGCTCACCCCCTATGCGGGCCTCGGCAACAGCCCGGACCTCCTGATCGCCAAGGCGCAAGGGTCGACCTACTACGCCTTCGACGACGAGGGCCGGTACATCCTGGCCGCGCGCCTCGGCTTCGGCTCGGTTAGCGGCGCGAATCTCGCCGACATCCCGGCTTCGCTGCGCTTCTTCGCCGGCGGCGGCGGCTCGATCCGCGGCTACTCGTACCGCACCGTGGGGCCGATCGGCCCCTACCAGCTGCCGATCGGCGGGCGCTCGCTGCTCGAGGGCTCGGTCGAGGGCCGGATCAAGATCACCGACACGATCGGCATCGTGCCCTTCGTCGATGCCGGCACGGCCTTCGCCGGCACCCTGCCCGATTTCGACGAGCGCATTCGCGTCGCGGCGGGCCTGGGGCTTCGCTATTACACCGGCATCGGCCCGATCCGGGTCGACCTCGCGGTGCCGCTGAACCCCGACAAGCAGCTCAAGCAGCCGCCGGTCGCCCTCTACATCAGCCTCGGTCAGGCCTTCTGA